The DNA region agccttaacactgcaaaattaacactggcaaatttactgtgtaccatctacttcaagtgcacaatggagcaagcaatgtaacatgtgctgttactgactagctcacaaagcaaggcacaagctgtagctaacaaatgccataagccaaaagcgcctttagcttgcttgcaaacatcaagtgcacaatggagcaaacaatgtaacatgtgctgttactgactagctcacaaagcaaggcacaagatgtagctaacaaatgccataagccaaaagcgcctttagcttgcttgcaaagcaggtaaacaagcgctatgctgtgccatgctgaccagccagcaggcaggcaggcaggcaaatatttaaagcactgtgacagtccaggtttatatacaggctcaagagtaccatgtgaccagattgattaggagtttttttCAGGTGGCAAagaaattgagtcatgatataccagccctaagtaattaggtttggccaggcgctgatggacagattggttgtgaggggcctgcttgttaccggcaaaggtgtaacaagttctcaagttatttcttccactcaacacatcttttgtgtgatgttgtgtgcacagccaaaccttagatcaacccaaccaagttgagttaaatgaatgaaatggaataataaaaaaaagattgtgtacatgattaaatctggaggaaatactgttactaatatgtagacgtatatgatttaatcgggtactagggcatacaatggcgcagacaaactccatcacctcgaggaggcgggggctctctggagtacttctaactccacacaatttaacaacttcatttgtcactgacactggagagcatctcactccatttggtgttggaattactccaatagtgtcaataagccttaacactgcaaaattaacacttgcaaatttactgtgtaccccTACAAAACGGAAGGGAATGGCTGCATTTTGAGTTCTTTTCTTCCATGTGGTTCTCAGAATAGGTTGACGACCCCCTAAGGGCTATTCAAAGGGCGTGACAGGACAAGTCCCTTGTTCATGATACAGCACGCACACAGAGGATCCCACCGTTCTGTTGCCTTCTGCTGTCTAAGTCTGCCATGCAATCTTATctcattaagacacagcgttatacattttgctgtaaccaggatggcaatgaccaagtcgtagtgcattacttaaggccctgtgtcatgtcatagtattgtaggacTATgccatggtagttaacttttcaatgactactacagcgtgccactggagctacggcgtgcattaaggggttaaaacagTACAGCAAGTCCTTGCTCACAATATACTCCCCCACCCGAGGACTTGAGAGATAGTTTTGCACGTTTGTCTTCTTGGCAAGCGTCCAGTAGTAGGCCAAGTGTCCAAAATGTCATAGAGATGTTTGTGCAACATTCCTGACAGTCCAAGTCAACCAAGAAGCGTTTCTCACACCACTGtgagcacaacaccacacaccactctttttttctctctcttgtttgtcTGCAGCAAGGATGGATCTCCTGTCTCTGGTGGTTGCTTTCTGCTCATGTCTAGTGCCTGCTTATGGTAAGTGACACGCATTTTGCGACTGAACTAACAGCCCCTGCCACTTAATAACAAAGTATGACCTAGGCAGTTAAAACACTAAAACaaagtctgtttttttctttcttccaaaCAACCGGAGCTCTGTGACAGCGTTGGTTTGTCGAACCATGTCAAATTGAGAAAGAACAGACCACTGCCCTCTACATCTGTTTTTCGTATACTCTTAATGCAGAGTAGCaccgatgggcctattcactctgctgaaaacactcaacttcaTTCTAACAAGATTGCGATtgtagattaagacttggtcattaccatgttggggacaataaggttataacagtgtCTCGGCACAAAGAGGCTTTAAAATCAACAGATGTGGCCTTTTACCCTCAGCTTAACCCTGCATGGTACAGTAGACAAGTATGTTTCTGTGCATCTTCAATTGACAGACCCAGTAGATCTCACTCAGGATCTGCCTAGTGACAGATCTGAAAAGACACCAAAAACTTCCCCAAACTTCACATTTTACACACATCTGTAGGCTTGTGTATTGGTATGAGGGCTGCTTAGGGCACTAGTCACGAGTAATCTGTGGTACTAGTTTCTCTACTCAGTCTTGCTTTTACTTTGGTATGCGCTAGCTTAATGGACCTTTTTCAGACACCTTCGATTTAATGCACTCAGAGTAGTTTTAAGTTGCATCCGTTGACAAAGACATAAACATGCACATCACGGTTTTCTATTGTTTTCTGCCTGAAACCAATAGTCGTTTATACTTGCAAAACGGAACTTGTGTCATGCCATTGCAAAAAAACATTAATAGGTAGTTGGATTGTACCGGTAGTCAATttcctgtgtgtatgtactatgtgtTTAAACAGGGTCAGCTTTTGGCAGGGAAATGCCTGGTAAGTCAGCCTGGGAATGGCAGCTTGATGGATGATGTGAACGAATGCGTGTGTGACGTCCTCGTCAAGTGACACTCACTGCCTGTTGAACCCGTTCACCTAgttatgttttgaaaatggctaACCTCTTCAAAAATGCTGTCGCACACACATATGTCAAATACTTGCACCCATCCAAAAAGACTTCAGTAAGTCACTATAGCTGTTGCTGTGGGGCAACAACTAATCTTCTCTTAAAAGCTGGAGTATCACAATACTCAGAGTAATGACTAGTTGCCCTCATGGGGAATGTTATTTTGGCCTTCAAACGACAACATAGTCTCTGCTTCAGGTTATATGCTGTAGCTTTTAGGGAGCATCGCATATACACTGCCCATAGGCCAAACATACTTAACTagggaattcaggtaaattgggccatgtTCCCCCATTAAcctatatgcaaaaaagtggcccaatttacctgaactcacCCTATGTATACAATGCTGTTACATTCATCTGTTAGGTAAAGTGCCATTGCTCCTCTAGTCTGTTCTTCTCTTGCCTTCCTGTACTGTGTGTAGTTGAGTGAAATAAGGAAGGAAATGTTGGGCGGGACGTGAGGAGCGGATACAGTGAGATAACACTGTTGTACATTTCCATCTGAACAAGACAAGCAATAGCCCACTGAAGTTGTGGTCATTATTCATTTTGTGGTATGGTCTAATTCAACGTTTCCTGTTTCCATATTCAGGTTGTAGATTCCCATTTTAAATGTGTTCTTGTGAGCTGAGCATCTTTTCATTCAATTCCTTTGTGACTTATTATCtaccacatgatattacatagtgtttacaagttattccattgtacctaatgaggtggatagataTTGttcttactgaaaaaaaaacgaaaaagaaaactcacaaatttgatccaaccagagcAAAATAAGTTATTGCACTCTATAGTAACTGTAGAGCGGGTACTCAGTGAAATTATCTGTTagaaggaggttatgttttcggtcgcgttggtttgtttgtttgtctgcctgtcagcaggataactcaaaaggttatgcacggattttgatgacattttgtggagttgttggaaatgacaaaaggaacaagtgattaaattgtgGCGATGATCTGGATCGAGATCTGGATTCAGGAATTTTTTAAAAGATGCTTCACCATTGTGGAATAGGACGAATTTTGGCACTCCAGTTTCTAAGTAGGGtgtaatatagtcaaatgttGTATCAAacaacagcttccttggcagaggtctgcactctctgagtgcctgTCTAGTTGCATTTTTCTAGTGCATTGTGGGCCACCTCTGCTTATTGTATATTTTCCACATGCCCGGATGATGGCGCAGGACTGTTGGCACCTTCAGCCCTCGAGCACCCTGTTCATTCAGTAGTGTAATGCAGCTGCAGTGAAAGTGACTGGCATGGTGTTTTCTGAGCATGTCCTTTCAGCCATATGATGACTACTTCATGCAAGGTTGCTATGTGTTTGCAATGCTGTGTCTAGTACTAACATAAGATAAGTAATGGTTATTGTAACCGTGCCTGATGTAATAAGGTATGATAAATGTCAAGCGACTTTGGCCAGTTCTGTTTTTATtatgtttgttcatttgtttttgataattcattcattcattagttcgttcattcattcattgtggatattttcttttcagcttcttcAATGAGTGCTGACTCTGAGGGTAAGTAGTTTTTTAAACCCCATTCATTATTGTAACCAAAACTCACTATGCCAAattctttcttcccttcccttGCTCCAAGTCTGGCTTTTGTCAAAGACCCAGCAGCACTAATAGGCAGGCATGAGGGTTTCCCATGGCATATGTGCTAACAGACCATGCGGAAACTGTCAATGTAATCTTGCATGGTCTTACCTTCCCTGTTTGCAAGATACTGTAGATACCCATGTGATTTGAATTCATGCCAAGTGTTAGTCAGTTTAAAGgacgaaaaaaaaatctgaagtcTACATTGCTtcaaatgtgttttcatgtatCCGGAAACACACCTCCGAAATATGAgagttattttgttcattttaatAACTTGTATGTTATGTATGTTCTCTCTAGTATAGACAGAATGTACTGTCACTGGGTTCACATCGGGACATTTAGTACTAATCTTGTCAACACATTCCAGTGGGTATAACATTGTTAAAAAATgttggaaagacacacacagtgtagtgtgtactgtatgtgcatgtgtgtcagcctgtttgtctctgtaagtgtgtgtgtgtgtgtgtgtgtgtgtgtgtgtgtgtgtgtgtgcgtgcgtgcgtgcgtgcgtgcgtgcgtgtgtgtgtgtgtgtgtgtgtgtgtgactgtgtgcttgAGAGtgagcatgggagagagagataaagagaaaaagagagagagagagtaagaattTAAGAATTAATCTCATTTAGTTTCATGGAATGCCTTTTGCTCTGTCCACAGGCATAGACTATGACAGCCCGTTTTATTACGGTGAGTTGGAGCGTGCATCCTGACTGCTGTCCAGAGGCGAGATCTTAAGATCCGTCCAGGAAACATCTGGGTTGTATGTGGTGGGACAGGGGGAACATTTTTCCATGTAGCTTTTCTGGTCGGTCGCAATGGAAAAAATCACTCCTTCGGTGACGTTCCCCCTAGAGGGTTGGCTTATAAAACCGTCCCCGTTCCTGTCAAAAGAGCCTAGCTGTAAGcgaattccttttttttttttcagttttcacCTTTCACCTTTCCTTTAAAAGTGTTCCAGATATCAGACCAGATCAAAGACCATGGTTGTGTTTCTCGGAATCCTAACCAGTTAGCAATGTGGGGAATTGTAATGAAGCTTACAAAGTAGCTAACGgagtaagcaactatggttttgagaattatttatttatttatttatttattttgtacctTTGTTTAACCAGAGAAACAAATCACTTTGAGATAAATATCTCTTTTTCAATTAAGAGAAATGCACCCAAGAATTGAAGACAACGAGTTTGGATGAAAGGTTAAGCATTCGAAAACTCCTTAAGTTGCTTACAAATAGACTCTTTTGACTAACAAACTGTATAGCAGGAATTATAATCATCACAGGCAGTATCCACGCCTGTCACACCAACAGTCCATAATACAGATCATAAGTCACTTCAGTCACTTTTGGCTCACAAAAAACTAAATTTCAATAGCCTCTGCATTTATTCACATAGCCTGTTAGCGTACAGCATTCTCACTGCTGTTGAATTGTTGGATAACTGAAAACTACATAGTAAAAATTGTGTTAGTTCAACATTCTCCTGAGAATATATGGCCTAAATCGAGTAATCATAAATTAAGCCATttgagtgttgcattaacacgGAGGTTTGAATTCAACACTGTTTACAATGTAGGCTACATCATGGCTTCACAGGCTTAATCCAGCACTCAAAGAGTTCAATTATCACTAAAATTGAATATGACCCTCTACTCTCAgactagtgttgaattaacactgcattgtttgaCTGTGTAGCTAAAACTAAAGTGTCCAAATGTTCTCTTGCTGTCCGACAGACTACGAGTCGCTGCGCATTGGAGGCCTGGTCTTCGCGGTGACTCTCTTCATCCTTGGCATTGTGCTTATTTTCAGTGAGTCGTGAGTGGCCAGGcagcggggggcgggggggctacACACACATAACAGTCCCTCCCTACTGACGAGAGCGCCGTGTTTATGCTTCTCTGCCCTAAAGCACGTCAGAAATGTAGGGCTGGGAAAGGAGATGGAAAAACAAACTCATGAATGGGCCCTTTGCTTTACGAATGACCATCATGTCGTCAGTGTGAGAGTTCCTGTTTTGGTGTCGCTAAAAGCCAACCAGAATCATTCATTTTAATTACTTTGCTAAAGTGAATTAACCAAGTTTTACCAAGCGCCAAGCAGCTGGGCGTAGTTATGACTGTCACATGTTCATTTTACACTGTATATAGTGTAGTCTGTTCATGCACACTGTTGCGCATGTGGAAAACTTTTCAGTTCACTGGAAGAACTTAACAATATTGCAACATTATTATGAGAGTAACAccatacaagtcagtggttatCATTCTGATAAGAACAAACTTACAGTATATATCCAAATCCATATCATATCCGTCTCCTACAGTATGGCGAATGTAGACTAGTCAGTTATTTCATTTTAAAAGTAATATTTTAACATTACACTACTGTGTGTGCTTATACAGGCAGACTAACAAAAATCAGCTCTGATTGATTGAATCTATCATTTTCAGTGCTGTTTCACTGTTTTCACTGCCCTGAACTTTCTCATTTACCAGATTTGTACTGAAAATGCTGGGCTCTAAGAGAATTATTTTAACTGCCGCGTAGTGTTATTATTGACAACGTGAATAGTGCCCTCAAAACGCCCCCAGTCTGTGCTAGCATGAGCAAGTCTGTCGTTAGCATAAATTATTCAAAATTAGTTTAAAATATGCTCAAAATGTTAATTTACAAACACAAActtgaa from Engraulis encrasicolus isolate BLACKSEA-1 chromosome 5, IST_EnEncr_1.0, whole genome shotgun sequence includes:
- the fxyd6l gene encoding FXYD domain containing ion transport regulator 6 like isoform X1, giving the protein MDLLSLVVAFCSCLVPAYGSAFGREMPASSMSADSEGIDYDSPFYYDYESLRIGGLVFAVTLFILGIVLIFSRKCQCKSSKPARADPESAIMRS
- the fxyd6l gene encoding FXYD domain containing ion transport regulator 6 like isoform X2; the protein is MDLLSLVVAFCSCLVPAYASSMSADSEGIDYDSPFYYDYESLRIGGLVFAVTLFILGIVLIFSRKCQCKSSKPARADPESAIMRS
- the fxyd6l gene encoding FXYD domain containing ion transport regulator 6 like isoform X3, whose translation is MDLLSLVVAFCSCLVPAYGSAFGREMPASSMSADSEDYESLRIGGLVFAVTLFILGIVLIFSRKCQCKSSKPARADPESAIMRS